The nucleotide sequence GAGGAACCCCCGTACGCCGCCGCGTCAGAACGCGACTTCGACGGGGGTCGAGTAGAACTGCTTGTACCAGCGGCGGAAGCGCGAGATGTCGCCGTCGCCTTCGGCGAGGTTGGGCTTCTCGCGAAACGCCTTGTTGTTCCACAGCGGCATGTCCAGCTCCCAGTCCTTCGCGTAGTAGTCGAAGAAACCGGTGACCGCTTCCTTGTTCGAGTCGCGGCGCACGTAATAGTTGTGCGTCAGGATCATGCGCTCGGGATCGAGCGGGGTCAGCGACTGCACCGAAACACCGTCGATCAGGCCGCTGACGCGGGTCAGGGAAAGCCCGGGCCCGAACATGAACGAACGGATCGTCGCCAGGCCCTCCGCGCTCGACTGCACCGAGTCGCGCTCGAAATCGAGGTGGAGCTTGCAGATCGGTCCTTCGGTGTCGTAGACGACGCCGCGCACGTTCATGCCGTGCAGCGTGCCGAAGTGCGCCACGTCGAAGCCGTTCTCGTACAGTTCCTGGGGGTGCGCAGCGAGCTCCCACTGGCGGCGTCCGTGCACGTAATAATCGTCCGAGTGCGTCTCGGGGATCACTTCGGGAGTCCACTCGGGCGCTTTCGCCTCGGCGTGATGCCAGATCATGATGAAGCCGTTCTGCTCGCGCATCACCGGCGCGCCGATCTTCGCCTTGGCTGGAATGCGCTTGGCGTAGGGGATGTCGAGGCAGTCGCCGGTCTCGCCGCTCCAGCACCAGTTGTGGAACGGACAGCGGATGCCGTCGCCTTCGACTTTCCCGCCGACGCCGAGGTGCGCCCCGAGATGGGAACAGTACGCATCGAGCACGTGGGCGTTGCCGCCTTCGCCGCGGAACACGACGAAGTCGCGCCCGATGGCGTGGACCGCCTTCACCTCGCCGGCGGCGACCTCGTGCGAATAGCAGATGTTGAACCAGCCGTTCGGGAAGGGGGGCAGGGAAATGCGAGTCATCGTCGGCCTCCGCGCGGCCAGGCGACCGCAGGTAGAACATGTTCCAGTCGCGCATTATAGGCGGCGGCCGATGCGTGTCCACTGCCGGCCGGCCCGCCGGCGGCAATTCGAAAAAGGCCGGAAAAGAGGCCTTTTCGGTCGGTGGCCCTGGCGGGCTCCGCGGCCGGCGAGACCACGGACGACGACGGCGCAGGACCCCCGTTTCATCGACCGCGATCGATTCCCCCAGTCGCGCAGCACCGTAGTTGACAGGCGCAGCGTTCTGGCTGCCTCTGGATGCAGGGCCGCGCCGCGTCCCTGCCACTCCTGGAAGAGAGATCGGGGTGACGAAAATCATTCTTATCGCCAGCTACCGTCCGAGCAGCCAGCAAGAGGAGAACGCGACATGAGAGTCGAGCGACTGTTCCTTACGTCGATCGTGGCAACCGCTGTGGTCGGAGTCCTGGCCGCAGCACCTGCGGCCTACGCGACGTCCACGTTGATGAAGTCCTGCAGCGACGACGTGAAAAAATTCGGGTGCACCGCCAAGAACGATACAGCGGTCCACCAGTGCCTGGAGAAGAACGAGAAGAAGGGTGAGACGGATGAGGGCTTCAGTTCGGCCTGCTACAAGGCCCACGAGTCCTACGAGAAGAGAATGGCCGGCCACCACCACACGGCCACTCACAAGGCGCCGACGAAACCGGCTGCGACGCCGCAGTAATCTGCGCGCCTGGCCGCGCAGGCGAGGAGGCGACGCGGGTCAGGCGCTTTCCTGCCGTCGGCGGGAAAGTGCCTGACCCGCAAGCCGATGCGGGCCGTTACTTGCCGGCCTTCTTCTCCTTCTTTTTCTCCTGCTTCTCCTTGGTCGACAGCTTCGGCTTGTTGTTCTTCGCCTTCTTTTCCTGACCTTTCGCCATCTCGCTACTCCTTGGTGGTTTGGCAGTCGTGCGCGGATCGCGCGCTTTGCGCCTCCTGCGCGGGTTGCTGCGAGCGCTGGCCGGCGCGCGCAGCGCGTGAGCGGCGCTCGCTCACGTTTTCCTCGACCTTCGGCGT is from Candidatus Binatia bacterium and encodes:
- a CDS encoding Rieske 2Fe-2S domain-containing protein encodes the protein MTRISLPPFPNGWFNICYSHEVAAGEVKAVHAIGRDFVVFRGEGGNAHVLDAYCSHLGAHLGVGGKVEGDGIRCPFHNWCWSGETGDCLDIPYAKRIPAKAKIGAPVMREQNGFIMIWHHAEAKAPEWTPEVIPETHSDDYYVHGRRQWELAAHPQELYENGFDVAHFGTLHGMNVRGVVYDTEGPICKLHLDFERDSVQSSAEGLATIRSFMFGPGLSLTRVSGLIDGVSVQSLTPLDPERMILTHNYYVRRDSNKEAVTGFFDYYAKDWELDMPLWNNKAFREKPNLAEGDGDISRFRRWYKQFYSTPVEVAF